From a single Bremerella cremea genomic region:
- the coxB gene encoding cytochrome c oxidase subunit II encodes MGTLIIVWAAMDWYPLEGHWFPERVVENGSIDHLFYCILWLTGIVFIATGILLFWFLWKYDAAKNDQPVVFSHGSHYMEVMWSVVPAIILLFLAIYQMDAWAGARMRRPTLANGQPMPPIARVTGRQFEWRIQYPGADKKFDTPDDLYVTNLLHIPRDEEIVLEIESDDVLHSFFLPNFRVKQDVVPGMKQFIWFKPIKDGAYDIVCAELCGWGHYKMKGQITVQSRNDFDAWLQKTYDEQELSEFSLAEAE; translated from the coding sequence TTGGGCACCCTCATTATTGTGTGGGCGGCCATGGATTGGTATCCGCTTGAAGGCCACTGGTTCCCTGAAAGGGTTGTCGAAAACGGGAGCATCGACCACCTTTTCTACTGCATCCTGTGGCTAACGGGGATTGTCTTCATTGCGACGGGGATCCTGCTGTTTTGGTTCCTCTGGAAATACGACGCAGCGAAGAATGATCAGCCGGTCGTCTTCTCGCATGGCAGCCACTACATGGAAGTCATGTGGTCGGTTGTGCCGGCAATCATCCTGCTCTTTCTGGCCATCTATCAAATGGATGCCTGGGCTGGGGCTCGGATGCGTCGTCCGACGCTGGCCAACGGCCAGCCGATGCCGCCGATTGCCCGCGTCACCGGTCGCCAATTTGAGTGGCGGATCCAGTATCCCGGGGCGGATAAAAAGTTCGACACGCCAGACGACCTTTACGTGACCAACCTTTTGCATATTCCCCGTGACGAAGAAATCGTTCTGGAAATCGAGAGCGACGACGTCCTGCACAGTTTCTTTCTGCCTAACTTCCGCGTCAAACAGGACGTGGTTCCTGGGATGAAGCAGTTCATTTGGTTCAAGCCGATCAAAGATGGCGCCTACGACATTGTCTGTGCCGAGCTTTGTGGGTGGGGACACTACAAGATGAAAGGTCAGATCACCGTCCAGTCGCGAAACGATTTCGATGCCTGGTTGCAGAAGACCTATGACGAACAAGAATTGTCCGAATTTTCGCTGGCTGAGGCAGAGTAA